Sequence from the Rutidosis leptorrhynchoides isolate AG116_Rl617_1_P2 chromosome 3, CSIRO_AGI_Rlap_v1, whole genome shotgun sequence genome:
TGTCCATACTCACATTTTTATCATTAACTTATTATTATatctttatttaaaataatatatgtaAGTTCAACTTGCTAGATTAATTTAAGGGTATAATTGTAAGTTTATGATAAAAAGTGTGTATAAATTAAAAATTTATGGTGTATATAAATCTTTTGACTTTCCTTTATGTTTTGTATCAAATCAGTTTTGGTCATTAGTCAACAATACACTTAGGTGAATAGTGTGTTACTGATAAAAAGcttttttagaaagaaaaaaaaaaaaaaaaaaaaaaagattatatGTTTGTAATTACATAATTACAAAGTCTAGTTAATGTACATGGTCTATTAACATAATACCTTGAAAGCATAAGCATGTTAGCTAAAACTATTGATGTTTATGCAGGACTAATTCCTAACTAAAAAGGTGACTAACTTCTTAATGTGAGATAATATTAAGAAGAGTAACTCTGTTTCGAACCAAGTATCTAAACGCACACTCCAAGCCACTCTCCATATTTTCGATCTGAACTCCCAATCGCTCCAACCTACATTGCGCAATCTGAAAATTTCCCAATTCACTCGACTTTTCGTTTTTACATAACATTTGCAATGCAACATCAGTTTTTTCAAATTCATTCACAACACCTTGTTCTTGTTGACCTTCACATGCCACCATCCCTTTTTTCATCAACTTTGACACCACAATTGACCATTTATTTGGCCTCGAAACGGGCCCACATAAGAACATCAACAAAGACTCAAAAACAACAACATTCATTTCACTAACTCCTATTATCGCCTTCATAACAGCTGCAAGATGAAGATTATCTTGATCAATATACACTGATCCACCATTTGTGATCATGTTATGTTTTAACCTTGCAATCAACCTTTTAACAtcttttttcattttctttctaaaGCAATTGTATTTAGTAATACTTTTTTCAATAAACATGATATCACCCTTTCTCCTTCTTAGAGCACATTGAAGATCACTACTCTGATCTTTGAATTCTGACAGCATTTCTCTAATTATCCCACAAATATCCAAAAAGTTAGCAGATTCATCTACTAACTCGTCGACCCATTTCTTGTTTTGTCGATTAGACATCAAAACTTGTGTGGTTGATGAATTCATAAGACTGTCCATGCATTTGTACAATCTTGTTAACATCAATAAGCTATAACAGTTTCCCTCTTTAAATGACATAGATGCTGTTGTTTTCATTTGATCGAGTAGTTCTTCGATTTGAAAAGTAGTCGGATGCGATCGGCAAGGCAAACTAAGTGATTTAGTTTGTTTTTTGAAGCTAAATTGTGAAGTAGTAGCCATTGATACAAAGGCAAACTTTGTTTTTCAGTTTGTTAAGGTTATCTAATAATCTTCTACTATATGTTCTAGTATATATACCATCATATCACATTATTAGTCATTagaaataattaaaaaatataaaaaatatgatAATTTGCATAAAGTATGGGCTTTTTCTTCTTTTGTGTTGTGTTTGGTATTTGGCAACACAACTGTATCCTTCAATGATATAATGTAACATCCTTATTTTATTGGCTAAGATTGGTCAAGTGTGTAGCCTTAGATAATGACACTCTAGCTCACTTTAGTTAACGTGGCTTATTAAGATTGATTATTTCATAAAAATGTAAAATGGTATCTTTTTACTTTTTGCAGGAATCATTTGGAGAGTGTGACTAATAAAGGTAAACTTGTTGAAGAAACTATTCATTTAATCTTTCCTTGTACACGTATGGTTTGTTTTGCCTTGTCACCACAATTACTGATGCTCTAGCCATGTGATATTAGAATGTTGTCACAGCATAACGTTAGTGAATCATTTTGTGTGAGGATTATATATAACACGCGGCAACAACTATGTCCTTAATTACCAAATGATTATTCTTTGAGCCACGTATAACCAGTTTCAAGTTAAAAATAAAAAGAATTAGTTCTAGTTATAATAACTAATTCGTTCTTTTTTTTTGTTCaatattttcatcatcttttttttcttttcaattccTAATTATTATATCTTCTGAAATTTGTACTACTTAACATCATTCAGTAAGTTGTACTAAGTCCTTAATTAAATTGATCCAATTGTATTATTAACCAACTAAATAATGGGCCGTTGACTTTGTTGTTTTGGGAGGTTGACAAATGACAATTGTGTCCGGTTATCCCCCAAAGAGATATCTCTTCACTTTTAGTTCTAACCACTGGAACCAATATGCTCGTCTACACATTTTGGCCCTGGTGTTTGAGCTTAATTCATGTAAGATGGTCCTATGTTGTTAAACTAAGTCCGGTTATTCTGATCATGAAACCATATAAATTGAAGTCGATCCATATAGATTACATAAGATACACATGTAATCTTACGTGTCTTTAAAAAAATGCAATTATGAAAACTAAAATCCAAATGGCaatttcaagaacacaaaaaatatCATATTGCTGTTGTTGAACATTGAGTTAACAAGTAACAACTATTTACATGACTAGTGATAACTGTTTTTTGTACATGACAACAAGGCTAATCCAGATTTATTTTACTGTTtcgatgaaaataaaaataaaatatataaatatatactacgcaTTGGTTTAATCAAGTGTTAAGCTTGTTTTTCGATGCTACAATGTCATATCCATCTAGAAAGCCTCTGAGATtttgattatatacatatatatacatacacgtgatgtatataatataatacggagtacaagCTAGCCATGTGCCATCATATGGTAAATATGGATACAAGGGATGAAACGTTGAAACCTGAAACTAGCTTAGGGACCATATATTGGGAAGATACAGCGTACTATGCAATGAGCACGTGTGGAAGAAACAGAGTCATGGTTGACGTAACTGGAGGGTTTTCTTAATATAATTATCACTTAggaatttttatttatttctttctttttgaaAGACAAGTATTTAGAATCACTGGCATGGGAATAATTCACTAATCTGATCATTTTCCATGCACACACGTGCTTTCGGACGAAAACCCGAACTGCATTATAGAGACCCGATCCCCGATCCTTAAACCCTCTGGAGGGGCAGACGGAGTAACATTTTTAACCTTCTACCGAAGGACCATTCGCCCAACGATATCGAGGCGAAACCTTCAACTAAAAGGTTGTTGATATAAGTCCGGGGAAGATGCTACAACCAATTGGATGCCGGAAAGGGCATCCTTGAGCCCATGAGCAACAACCACCTAAGTAGAAACGAAGCATGATCCGAAACCCATGAAGGAGGTAGCGACAAAGCGGCAAGGCAGCACCACAATGTGGACCATTTCGCTGAAACTACCGGCGTCAAAACAGATTGGTCGGAGAATGTGACATCAGAAGGGGGGGAGAAAACAGGTTCCAGATAAAACCAAACCTTCTTAAGGTTGAAGCCAACCCAACAGAACTCCGATATCAACACGAAAGTCACCTAACAAACGAACCGTGCAGCTTCAAAACCCAATACAAACATGTAACAGAGCCCGAGCCAGAAAAACGAAAAGATAGCCGGGAAGAAAATCGACATGCGAAAAGGAAGGAAACAGCCACACCATCGCAAAAACCACCATAGTAGAGGCGGAAGAAGCTGGAAGTGTGAACCGGAGCTCGACAAAACACCATACCCGAAGGAGATCGAGAGGAGagtaagaagaaaaggaaaaacaaGGGCATAGATGAAGGAATTTTCGAACACCGGCAAGAAGCTAGTGGCCGAGGATGAAGCGAAGACTAATAAAATTACCCCTTTAGATAAATGGGTTATGAATAGTACCCAAATATGCTTTGCTCATTTGTATCTCAAGCTTAACCACATGTACCCACTGATGCAAATGCATCCCCTCTTCTATTTGGAACCCTCGAACCTTCTTGAACCCTCTCTTAGTTGTAAGTTCAATTGAAGAGTAAcatattttttctttttttaaaaaaacaagAACCTAACAAAACCGAAACACTAA
This genomic interval carries:
- the LOC139900253 gene encoding uncharacterized protein: MATTSQFSFKKQTKSLSLPCRSHPTTFQIEELLDQMKTTASMSFKEGNCYSLLMLTRLYKCMDSLMNSSTTQVLMSNRQNKKWVDELVDESANFLDICGIIREMLSEFKDQSSDLQCALRRRKGDIMFIEKSITKYNCFRKKMKKDVKRLIARLKHNMITNGGSVYIDQDNLHLAAVMKAIIGVSEMNVVVFESLLMFLCGPVSRPNKWSIVVSKLMKKGMVACEGQQEQGVVNEFEKTDVALQMLCKNEKSSELGNFQIAQCRLERLGVQIENMESGLECAFRYLVRNRVTLLNIISH